A part of Streptomyces sp. NBC_01210 genomic DNA contains:
- a CDS encoding AfsA-related hotdog domain-containing protein, which yields MSTHVMVVADRFTGFVHSDDVRTISGLTAEINKGVFDDGQGEVLLHGGQGVGSFERGYLQQAIDRRKLTDRIRFTGEQVEPEGRDVVHKHSENNVLLANLRHVDGARYTADIRVHGDNELLLDHQTGEHVQGMVIVEAVRQLFVGVFECGYRNRWPLSDFYIVWNSMNLTFENFLFPLPAQIRCTVNELSVDKPERQLDFALDVELYQSGKLTASGRVGFSGFPSQKIAVLERRKAQKALKGLLETSA from the coding sequence ATGAGCACCCACGTCATGGTGGTCGCGGACCGCTTCACAGGCTTTGTGCACTCGGACGACGTCCGCACCATCTCCGGGCTGACCGCGGAGATCAACAAGGGCGTGTTCGACGACGGACAGGGCGAGGTCCTGCTGCACGGCGGCCAGGGCGTCGGCAGCTTCGAGCGCGGTTACCTCCAGCAGGCCATCGACCGGCGCAAACTGACCGACCGGATCCGCTTCACCGGCGAGCAGGTGGAGCCGGAGGGCCGCGATGTAGTGCACAAACACAGCGAGAACAACGTTCTGCTGGCCAACCTCCGCCACGTGGACGGCGCGCGTTACACCGCGGACATCCGGGTGCACGGCGACAACGAACTGCTGCTGGACCACCAGACCGGAGAGCATGTCCAGGGCATGGTCATCGTCGAGGCGGTGCGCCAGCTGTTCGTCGGAGTCTTCGAGTGCGGGTACCGCAACCGCTGGCCGCTCAGCGATTTCTACATCGTCTGGAACTCCATGAACCTGACGTTCGAGAACTTCCTCTTCCCGCTTCCCGCGCAAATACGATGCACAGTGAACGAACTTTCGGTCGACAAGCCGGAAAGGCAGCTGGACTTCGCCCTCGATGTGGAGCTGTATCAGAGCGGAAAACTGACGGCTTCCGGCAGGGTCGGATTCTCCGGATTTCCCAGCCAGAAGATCGCCGTACTCGAGCGTCGCAAGGCCCAGAAGGCGCTCAAGGGTCTTCTTGAGACCAGCGCCTGA
- a CDS encoding SDR family NAD(P)-dependent oxidoreductase: protein MTELKETDRDVAVVSGATGGIGGAVVERLAADGARVVLLGRDAARLEAARKRIAERLAESGDGTHELTAVVLDINETASVEEGIAWVLGRFGRIDVLVNAAGDGPVAPLLESTDEQWNTTVNSKLFGAIRLTRAVARTMVERGAGRIVFINGSFRREPDPLFVINGVTNAGLGGFAKAISRDLGRSGLRVNTVDPGATDTDLWTQTLADLGRRFGISPEQVGEDFLGKTPYGSLPTPADVAEAVAYLVSPGAAQINGASITVDGGASVAL from the coding sequence ATGACTGAGCTGAAGGAGACGGACCGTGATGTGGCCGTCGTCAGCGGCGCCACCGGCGGAATCGGCGGCGCGGTCGTGGAGCGGCTGGCCGCGGACGGGGCACGCGTGGTGCTGCTCGGCCGTGACGCGGCCCGGCTGGAAGCGGCCCGCAAGCGCATCGCCGAGCGGCTCGCCGAGAGTGGCGACGGAACGCACGAGCTCACTGCCGTGGTCCTCGACATCAACGAGACCGCGTCGGTCGAAGAGGGCATCGCCTGGGTGTTGGGGCGTTTCGGCCGGATCGACGTGCTGGTGAACGCCGCGGGCGACGGACCGGTGGCTCCCCTGCTCGAGTCCACCGACGAGCAGTGGAACACCACGGTCAACAGCAAGCTGTTCGGCGCGATACGGCTCACCAGGGCCGTCGCCCGGACCATGGTGGAACGCGGAGCGGGCCGGATCGTCTTCATCAACGGCTCGTTCCGCCGCGAGCCCGATCCGCTCTTTGTGATCAACGGAGTCACCAACGCCGGGCTCGGCGGCTTCGCCAAGGCGATCTCCCGCGACCTGGGCAGGAGCGGACTGCGGGTCAACACCGTGGACCCGGGTGCGACCGACACCGATCTGTGGACGCAGACCCTCGCGGACCTCGGCCGGCGCTTCGGCATCAGCCCCGAGCAGGTGGGCGAGGACTTCCTCGGCAAGACGCCGTACGGATCACTGCCGACGCCCGCCGATGTCGCCGAGGCGGTGGCCTATCTCGTGTCGCCCGGCGCCGCGCAGATCAACGGTGCCTCGATCACCGTCGACGGCGGCGCCTCGGTGGCGCTGTAG